One Kaistella polysaccharea DNA segment encodes these proteins:
- a CDS encoding YfhO family protein, producing MVKNRNLIFIFGSLIVFVLLAVIYANPVLTGKQLFQHDIVQYKGGAKELLDYRAQNREETYWSDSMFGGMPTYQMGAQFRGDVIKNIDNFLNFLPKPANYIFLLFSGFFLLGLVAVRNWKYALLGATFFGLSTYFYIALAAGHNGKIHTVAYFAPLLAGILLVYIRKKYIVGFIVTALFMGLQIAANHPQMTFYLFIALAFLFVSELVRAIQGKTDWKHFGISTGVLALAFVLGIGMNSQRIMANSEYITETVRGKQILNNERHSDDKSGMDKESMLMWSYGKLETLNLFIPRLMGGSSNEDGSDEMMAKVQQLVQENVTSQEEMDRIGKGFGSLTYWGEQPGTSGPAYQGAVVCFLAVLGFFFGWKKYRYWILGASVLTVLLAWGSNFIVVSDIFIDYVPFYNKFRAPSSILVVVELLFPLIAIVGLFRFFNSKDISEVSTENILSEDYKKKILIYVSATFLGITVLLLLFGKSLLGFYTDTEKTYLPPYLLEFLVDERFKMFAIDAVKAILFVAITGGVLFLSLKNKITQNIALIIIGCVSFFDLWSVNKRYLNNENFIDKAFTENPFQTENSELLMQKVGQNANLKSLLDNVNVNKTLETISEKDKSHYRIYNQTLGAFSETNTSYFKSSVGGYHAVKLRRYDDLINEYFGKMDTVKVPRILNMLNTKYMIFGNAENPQGATNADANGNAWFVSELKFVDTPNEELDQIGIVDNKKVAIIAKEDQKYFEGKPLKQDSTAFLNLSKYQANELEFKSQSKTPQLAVFSEIYYPKGWKISIDGKEVPYIKADYLLRAVYVPAGNHTINMIFAPDVIATGKLISMIAFGLFVLLSVFGIYFLYRKSVGTGRDLAEN from the coding sequence ATGGTAAAAAATAGAAATTTAATTTTCATTTTCGGAAGTCTGATTGTATTCGTCTTGTTGGCGGTTATTTACGCCAATCCCGTACTTACTGGAAAGCAACTTTTTCAGCACGATATTGTGCAATATAAAGGCGGTGCAAAGGAATTGCTGGACTACCGTGCGCAAAACAGAGAAGAAACCTACTGGAGCGACTCCATGTTTGGGGGAATGCCAACCTATCAAATGGGTGCGCAATTTCGAGGTGATGTCATTAAAAATATTGATAATTTCCTGAATTTTTTACCAAAACCCGCGAACTACATTTTTCTGCTTTTTTCCGGATTTTTTCTTTTAGGATTAGTCGCGGTCAGAAATTGGAAATACGCTTTGTTAGGCGCTACTTTTTTTGGTCTTTCAACCTATTTTTATATTGCACTTGCTGCCGGTCATAACGGTAAAATACACACTGTCGCTTATTTTGCGCCGCTTTTAGCTGGAATTCTTTTGGTTTATATCCGAAAAAAATACATTGTCGGCTTTATTGTTACAGCGCTTTTTATGGGCTTACAAATTGCGGCAAATCACCCACAAATGACGTTTTACTTATTTATTGCATTGGCATTTTTATTCGTCTCAGAACTTGTTCGAGCTATTCAGGGTAAAACAGACTGGAAGCATTTTGGGATTTCAACGGGCGTTTTGGCTTTGGCTTTTGTTTTAGGAATCGGCATGAATTCCCAAAGAATTATGGCGAATTCCGAATATATAACGGAGACTGTCCGGGGAAAACAAATTTTAAATAATGAGCGACATTCCGATGACAAATCAGGAATGGATAAAGAAAGCATGCTCATGTGGAGCTACGGCAAACTGGAAACGCTGAACTTATTTATTCCGCGATTAATGGGTGGCTCGAGTAATGAAGATGGTTCTGATGAAATGATGGCAAAAGTACAGCAGCTTGTACAGGAAAATGTGACATCGCAGGAAGAGATGGACCGAATCGGAAAAGGTTTCGGATCATTAACTTATTGGGGAGAACAACCTGGAACGTCGGGGCCGGCTTATCAGGGTGCAGTGGTGTGTTTTCTAGCCGTACTTGGTTTTTTCTTCGGCTGGAAAAAGTACAGATATTGGATTTTGGGAGCTTCGGTTTTAACGGTATTGTTGGCTTGGGGAAGTAATTTTATAGTCGTTTCTGATATTTTCATTGATTACGTTCCTTTCTACAATAAATTTAGAGCGCCGAGTTCTATTTTGGTTGTTGTTGAATTGTTGTTTCCATTAATTGCAATTGTTGGTTTATTCCGATTTTTTAATTCAAAAGATATTAGCGAAGTTTCAACTGAAAACATTTTGAGTGAGGATTATAAAAAGAAAATATTAATCTATGTAAGTGCCACATTTCTGGGCATTACTGTGCTTTTACTTTTGTTTGGGAAGTCGCTTTTAGGATTTTACACCGATACTGAAAAGACTTATCTCCCGCCGTATCTCTTAGAATTTCTAGTGGATGAACGATTTAAAATGTTTGCCATCGATGCTGTTAAAGCGATATTATTTGTGGCAATCACTGGTGGTGTGTTATTTTTAAGTTTAAAGAATAAAATCACTCAAAATATTGCGCTTATTATTATAGGTTGTGTTAGTTTCTTTGATCTGTGGAGCGTTAATAAAAGGTATTTAAATAATGAAAATTTTATTGATAAAGCATTTACTGAAAATCCTTTCCAAACTGAAAATTCGGAATTGCTGATGCAGAAAGTGGGTCAAAATGCCAATCTTAAATCACTTTTGGATAATGTGAATGTCAACAAAACATTAGAAACAATTTCAGAAAAAGACAAGTCGCATTATCGAATTTACAATCAGACTTTGGGGGCGTTCAGCGAAACCAATACCTCCTATTTTAAATCATCTGTCGGTGGATATCATGCCGTGAAATTAAGACGATATGATGATTTAATTAATGAATATTTCGGGAAAATGGATACCGTGAAAGTACCCAGAATTCTTAATATGCTGAATACGAAATATATGATTTTCGGCAATGCGGAAAATCCACAAGGTGCTACAAATGCCGACGCAAACGGAAATGCCTGGTTTGTTTCAGAATTGAAATTCGTAGATACTCCTAATGAAGAACTTGATCAAATTGGAATCGTTGATAACAAAAAGGTGGCAATTATTGCGAAAGAAGATCAAAAGTATTTTGAAGGAAAACCTTTGAAACAAGATTCTACTGCATTCTTAAATCTTTCGAAGTATCAGGCTAATGAATTGGAATTTAAGTCACAATCTAAAACTCCACAATTGGCAGTTTTCTCCGAGATTTATTATCCGAAAGGCTGGAAAATAAGTATTGATGGAAAAGAAGTTCCTTACATCAAAGCAGATTATTTGTTGAGAGCAGTTTATGTCCCTGCAGGTAATCACACTATAAATATGATTTTTGCACCGGATGTTATTGCGACTGGAAAACTCATTTCGATGATTGCGTTTGGATTATTTGTACTTTTAAGTGTTTTTGGGATTTACTTTTTATACCGCAAATCTGTAGGGACAGGTCGTGACCTGGCTGAAAATTGA
- a CDS encoding DUF6263 family protein — protein MKKLTALALLAITLVACKKETKTITKVDPETGKTVTVEVPVETVTDSTKVAQPNAVVSTPAIYEAAGVYKQTFKLEKGQTYPLITYQKDVQTMKAPDGKSQSGTSEMTDEMSFTVNDFKDGIYDISINLTGKRNSQSANGKTVAVDTKQGEPKDEQLKMMWKVNKALVGNKLNLKMSDTGKVISITGFDTVYNKVAAAVGSTIKDAKDKTAFITSFKQSFNEKVLKDQFSKNLVLIPENGVKIGEKWTQTENASPDGKIKLTTTYVLKNVGNGIAQIGVSGGIPKKSDKKTQEGITRSMSSELSQNGTITLDQNTGWVKNQNIAVKTSQSETLSDGKQSQTMKSTSNSTVVVNPSK, from the coding sequence ATGAAAAAACTCACAGCCCTCGCGCTTCTCGCTATAACTTTAGTTGCCTGTAAAAAAGAAACAAAAACAATTACCAAAGTTGATCCGGAAACTGGAAAAACAGTTACTGTGGAAGTTCCTGTGGAAACTGTAACCGATTCCACAAAGGTTGCGCAGCCGAATGCAGTGGTTTCTACGCCCGCAATTTACGAAGCAGCTGGAGTTTACAAACAAACCTTCAAATTGGAAAAAGGTCAAACATATCCATTGATTACTTATCAGAAAGATGTGCAAACCATGAAAGCACCCGATGGTAAATCGCAAAGTGGTACTAGTGAAATGACCGACGAAATGTCGTTCACGGTGAATGATTTTAAAGATGGTATTTATGATATTTCCATCAACCTTACCGGAAAAAGAAATTCCCAATCGGCAAATGGGAAAACGGTTGCCGTAGATACAAAACAAGGTGAACCGAAAGATGAGCAGCTGAAAATGATGTGGAAAGTGAACAAGGCGCTGGTCGGGAATAAATTAAACTTAAAAATGAGCGATACTGGAAAGGTAATTTCCATCACCGGTTTCGACACCGTTTACAATAAAGTGGCTGCGGCAGTTGGAAGTACCATCAAAGATGCGAAAGATAAAACCGCTTTTATCACCAGTTTCAAACAAAGCTTTAATGAGAAAGTCTTGAAAGATCAGTTTTCTAAAAACCTGGTGTTGATTCCAGAAAACGGAGTTAAAATTGGGGAAAAATGGACTCAAACTGAAAATGCTAGTCCAGATGGGAAAATTAAACTCACCACGACTTATGTGTTGAAGAATGTAGGAAATGGTATTGCACAGATTGGAGTTTCCGGTGGAATCCCAAAGAAATCTGATAAAAAAACGCAGGAAGGAATTACCCGCAGTATGAGTTCTGAATTGTCTCAAAATGGAACAATCACGTTGGATCAAAATACAGGTTGGGTGAAAAACCAGAATATTGCTGTAAAAACCTCGCAATCGGAAACGCTTTCCGATGGAAAACAGTCCCAAACGATGAAATCAACTTCTAATTCTACGGTTGTCGTAAATCCATCCAAATAA
- a CDS encoding M3 family metallopeptidase, giving the protein MQNPLLQPFSTPYESAPFNEIKEEHFLPAFQELIITSEKEIDAIVENPEKPNFENVIEALAYSGQKLEVVSGIFFNLNSAETNDEIQKIAQEVSPILTEFSTKISQNTLLFEKIKKVFDEKEKYNLTEEQQMLLNETYKGFVRSGALLDDEEKEKFKNISIELSKKSLQFGQNVLAETNNYFKHITNEEELSGIPEAILEQYREEAKERKLEGFVITLQHPSFLPLMTYAENRELRKELALANGKKGFQQNEFDNQNLIRDLISLKQEKAKLLGYDSYADFVLEERMAKSPKEVTSFLNELLEKAKPFAVKEIDELKKLAKADGIDEMESYDHTYYAEKLRKQKFDIDDEELKPFFPLEEVQTAVFGLAKKLFGLEFKERDEIQKYHTDVKTYEIFENGKFKALLYADYFPRKGKRAGAWMTSYKSQYIKNGENHRPHISVVCNFSKPSADTPSLLTFQEVTTLFHEFGHALHGVLANTTYPNLSGTSVKWDFVELPSQFLENYCYEPEFLQTFAKHYQTGEILPQEKMQKISDSKNFMEGYQTMRQIGFGKLDMGYHTNSAKIGDIKTFEVEETKATNLYPSNPETVMSTSFSHIFQGGYSAGYYSYKWAEVLDADAFQYFKENGIFNPEIAAKYKVLLSSGGTKDPMELYKNFRGSEPKVESLLKRAFNV; this is encoded by the coding sequence ATGCAAAATCCTTTATTACAGCCATTTTCAACTCCTTATGAGTCTGCACCATTCAATGAAATAAAAGAAGAACATTTTCTGCCCGCATTTCAAGAATTGATTATCACCTCTGAAAAAGAAATTGATGCAATTGTAGAAAATCCAGAGAAACCAAATTTCGAAAATGTAATTGAGGCATTGGCATATTCAGGACAAAAACTGGAGGTAGTTTCAGGAATTTTCTTTAATTTAAATTCTGCCGAAACCAATGACGAAATTCAGAAAATCGCACAGGAAGTTTCCCCAATTTTAACTGAATTCTCCACGAAAATTTCTCAAAATACCCTACTTTTTGAAAAGATAAAAAAGGTATTTGACGAAAAAGAAAAATATAACCTCACCGAAGAACAACAAATGCTCTTAAATGAAACGTACAAAGGTTTTGTGCGAAGCGGTGCATTATTGGATGATGAAGAAAAGGAAAAATTTAAAAATATAAGTATTGAATTGTCTAAAAAATCATTGCAATTTGGACAAAATGTATTGGCAGAAACGAATAATTATTTCAAACATATAACAAACGAAGAAGAGCTTTCAGGAATTCCAGAAGCGATTTTAGAGCAATATCGCGAAGAGGCAAAAGAAAGAAAGCTCGAAGGATTTGTGATTACTCTACAACATCCGAGTTTTTTGCCGCTGATGACTTATGCGGAAAATCGGGAATTACGGAAAGAACTTGCTTTAGCGAACGGAAAAAAAGGATTTCAGCAAAACGAATTCGACAATCAGAATTTAATTAGAGATTTAATTTCCTTAAAACAGGAAAAGGCAAAACTTTTAGGCTACGACAGTTATGCAGATTTTGTTTTAGAAGAACGGATGGCAAAATCCCCAAAAGAGGTCACCTCTTTTTTAAATGAATTATTAGAAAAAGCAAAACCATTTGCGGTAAAAGAAATCGATGAATTGAAGAAATTGGCGAAGGCCGACGGAATTGATGAAATGGAAAGCTACGATCATACCTACTATGCTGAAAAATTACGAAAACAGAAATTTGATATCGATGATGAGGAACTGAAACCATTTTTCCCTCTTGAAGAAGTGCAGACCGCGGTTTTCGGGTTGGCGAAAAAACTTTTTGGTCTGGAATTTAAAGAAAGAGATGAAATTCAGAAATACCACACTGACGTAAAAACGTACGAAATTTTTGAAAACGGCAAATTTAAAGCTTTACTCTACGCCGATTATTTCCCGAGAAAAGGCAAGAGAGCCGGCGCTTGGATGACGAGTTATAAAAGCCAATACATTAAAAATGGAGAAAATCACCGGCCTCATATTTCGGTTGTCTGTAATTTTTCAAAACCTTCGGCAGATACACCAAGTTTGTTAACTTTTCAGGAAGTCACCACACTTTTCCATGAATTTGGCCACGCTTTACACGGTGTTTTGGCGAATACAACGTATCCAAATCTTTCCGGAACTTCTGTGAAATGGGATTTTGTTGAATTACCTTCTCAGTTCTTGGAAAATTACTGCTATGAACCGGAGTTCCTGCAGACTTTTGCAAAACATTATCAAACAGGCGAGATTTTACCTCAAGAAAAAATGCAGAAAATATCAGACTCCAAAAATTTTATGGAAGGTTATCAAACCATGCGGCAAATTGGATTTGGGAAGTTAGATATGGGTTATCACACCAATTCTGCAAAGATTGGCGACATTAAGACATTTGAAGTTGAAGAAACCAAGGCGACAAACCTTTATCCCAGCAATCCTGAAACGGTAATGAGCACGAGTTTTTCTCATATTTTTCAGGGTGGCTATTCGGCAGGATATTACTCTTACAAATGGGCAGAAGTTTTGGATGCTGATGCTTTTCAATATTTTAAAGAAAATGGAATTTTCAATCCGGAAATCGCTGCAAAATACAAGGTTTTACTTTCCTCTGGCGGCACAAAAGATCCGATGGAATTGTATAAAAACTTCCGTGGTAGTGAGCCAAAAGTGGAGAGTTTGCTGAAAAGAGCTTTTAATGTTTAA
- a CDS encoding lysylphosphatidylglycerol synthase transmembrane domain-containing protein gives MWWALKGMEFRKIAGYFAKANYFWVFIAAIFGVLAYWFRAVRWNLLLEPMGYKISTSNSFWTISFGYLMNLTIPRSGELARSTALFGVEKVPVDKSFGTIILERVVDLMCMLVFLGLTLIFKYKAIVAFYTYLTEEKGKTAEPTSNLKLLIIGLIVFFLGIILLLMRKKLAQFSIYQKVLDFVKGIFHGLTSIFKMKEKGKFIAYTVGIWMCYYLAAYLVCFALPETSEFTFADGFFIIVVGTLGMMVPASGGIGAFHLALKFGIMALYLSMGKNPEEGGEVGLSYAFISHTMQLVIMLVLGAVSIPILAKARNAAVKNQKF, from the coding sequence ATGTGGTGGGCGTTGAAAGGAATGGAATTTAGAAAAATCGCCGGATATTTTGCAAAAGCCAATTACTTTTGGGTATTTATTGCCGCAATATTTGGGGTACTCGCATATTGGTTCCGTGCCGTGCGCTGGAATCTTCTTTTAGAGCCGATGGGTTATAAAATTTCGACTTCAAATTCCTTTTGGACTATTTCTTTTGGATATTTAATGAACCTTACCATTCCACGAAGTGGTGAACTTGCTCGTTCTACGGCTTTATTTGGAGTAGAAAAAGTTCCTGTTGATAAGTCTTTTGGAACCATTATTCTAGAGCGTGTCGTCGATTTGATGTGCATGTTGGTGTTCTTAGGTCTTACCCTGATTTTTAAATACAAAGCCATTGTTGCATTCTATACTTATTTAACTGAGGAGAAAGGGAAAACTGCAGAACCTACATCAAATTTGAAACTCTTAATTATTGGATTAATTGTCTTTTTTTTAGGTATTATCTTATTATTAATGCGAAAAAAATTAGCACAATTTTCAATTTATCAAAAGGTGTTGGATTTTGTAAAAGGTATTTTTCACGGCTTGACTTCTATTTTTAAAATGAAGGAAAAAGGAAAATTTATAGCGTACACTGTAGGAATCTGGATGTGCTACTACCTTGCCGCATATTTGGTGTGTTTTGCTTTGCCAGAAACGTCTGAGTTTACATTTGCCGATGGCTTTTTCATTATTGTAGTCGGAACTTTGGGAATGATGGTTCCTGCTTCTGGCGGAATCGGTGCTTTTCACCTGGCGTTAAAATTTGGCATAATGGCACTCTATCTTTCAATGGGTAAAAATCCGGAAGAAGGTGGAGAAGTCGGACTTTCCTATGCATTTATATCTCACACGATGCAGCTCGTTATAATGCTCGTTTTGGGTGCGGTGTCGATTCCTATTTTGGCAAAAGCCCGGAATGCAGCGGTAAAAAATCAGAAATTTTAA
- the panD gene encoding aspartate 1-decarboxylase: MLIEIFKSKIHRVHVTESDLNYIGSITIDEDLLDASGIIVGERVYIVNVNNGERFDTYAIKGKRKSGEICLNGPAARLVQKNDIIIIMSYAQMTPEEAKTFQPKIIFPDEKTNLLT; encoded by the coding sequence ATGTTAATAGAAATCTTCAAATCTAAAATTCATCGTGTTCATGTAACTGAATCTGATCTCAACTATATTGGGAGCATTACCATTGACGAGGATTTACTTGATGCCTCTGGAATCATCGTTGGCGAAAGGGTTTATATTGTGAATGTAAATAATGGTGAACGTTTCGATACCTACGCCATAAAAGGTAAAAGAAAATCTGGAGAAATCTGTTTAAACGGACCTGCAGCAAGACTGGTTCAAAAAAATGACATCATTATTATCATGTCATATGCGCAGATGACACCTGAAGAAGCCAAAACTTTTCAGCCAAAAATTATTTTTCCAGACGAGAAAACCAATCTTCTTACTTAA
- a CDS encoding HU family DNA-binding protein: MNKSELIDAIAKDANITKVAAKAALESFISNVSNTLKQKDGKVSLVGFGTFSVAERAARQGINPATKKPIQIAAKKVAKFKAGADLAGAVMEGMNAAAAKKKK; encoded by the coding sequence ATGAACAAGTCTGAATTAATCGACGCTATTGCAAAGGATGCGAACATCACGAAAGTTGCAGCAAAAGCAGCTCTTGAATCATTTATTTCTAACGTGTCTAACACATTGAAGCAAAAAGATGGTAAAGTATCTTTGGTAGGATTTGGTACTTTTTCTGTAGCTGAAAGAGCTGCAAGACAAGGTATTAACCCAGCTACCAAAAAACCAATTCAAATTGCAGCTAAGAAAGTTGCTAAGTTTAAAGCTGGAGCCGATTTAGCTGGAGCCGTAATGGAAGGTATGAACGCTGCTGCCGCTAAAAAGAAAAAATAA